A genomic region of Capnocytophaga canimorsus contains the following coding sequences:
- a CDS encoding DUF4837 family protein → MKHFIFGVLIVFCCLSCDFTKEKKQYLPQSNGQINSLAVVVDNTLWKGSVGDTIRKYFAAPLEGIAVEEPLFSIHQIPPKVFEGNTRNSRNILIIQKDSINGLALKDTLFAKPQKVGIIRGETEKDIVCQIQEHAEKFITAFKENEILESQKRFRSSLNKTTDIEKTLGFKLTLPSIYRIAKHENNFFWIERQIKGGTANIIIYEMPLQRMPQNNQLAESIVKMRDSIGKKYVPGPKDGMYMITEKAFAPSIYQTQVKDRKTIESRGLWEVKDFLLGGPFVNYIIEDAPNARLVVLEGFVSAPMTSKRDYLFELESIIKSIEFTK, encoded by the coding sequence ATGAAACACTTTATATTTGGAGTTCTTATTGTCTTTTGTTGTTTGTCGTGTGATTTTACCAAAGAGAAGAAACAATATCTCCCCCAATCTAACGGACAAATAAACTCTTTAGCCGTGGTGGTGGACAATACCCTATGGAAAGGCTCCGTTGGTGATACCATTCGCAAATATTTTGCGGCTCCTTTGGAAGGAATTGCTGTGGAAGAACCCCTATTTTCCATACACCAAATACCACCAAAAGTTTTCGAAGGAAATACCCGAAACAGCCGTAATATTCTCATCATACAAAAAGATAGCATAAACGGACTTGCCCTAAAAGATACGCTTTTTGCTAAACCTCAGAAAGTGGGCATCATACGTGGGGAAACCGAAAAAGACATCGTTTGTCAAATTCAGGAACACGCCGAAAAATTCATAACTGCCTTTAAAGAAAATGAAATCTTAGAAAGCCAAAAACGATTCCGTAGTTCGTTAAACAAAACCACCGATATTGAAAAAACTTTAGGATTTAAACTTACCCTTCCTTCCATATACAGAATTGCTAAACACGAAAATAATTTCTTTTGGATTGAACGCCAAATCAAAGGCGGAACAGCAAACATTATCATTTATGAAATGCCTTTGCAGCGTATGCCACAAAATAACCAATTGGCTGAAAGCATCGTAAAAATGCGCGATTCCATTGGTAAAAAATATGTACCCGGACCCAAAGATGGTATGTATATGATTACCGAAAAAGCTTTTGCTCCAAGCATTTATCAAACACAAGTGAAAGATAGAAAAACCATTGAAAGTCGTGGTTTATGGGAAGTAAAGGATTTTTTACTCGGAGGACCTTTTGTGAACTATATCATTGAAGATGCTCCTAATGCACGTTTGGTAGTTTTAGAAGGCTTCGTTTCTGCACCGATGACCAGCAAACGCGATTATCTGTTCGAGTTGGAGTCCATCATCAAATCTATTGAATTTACTAAATAA
- a CDS encoding YtxH domain-containing protein has protein sequence MSKTGNTLLALVTGVAVGVGAGILFAPDKGKETRKKIKKSFDDSTASLKHKLDDLADQVKDKTSELKGSLEDKMENILSKSSYKAEDVITVLEKKLAQLKQANAKLQK, from the coding sequence ATGTCAAAAACAGGAAATACTTTATTGGCGTTGGTAACAGGAGTTGCCGTAGGTGTGGGAGCAGGAATTTTGTTTGCTCCGGATAAAGGGAAAGAAACTCGTAAAAAAATTAAAAAATCGTTTGATGATTCAACGGCTAGTTTGAAACATAAATTAGATGATTTGGCGGATCAAGTAAAAGATAAAACTTCTGAATTGAAGGGTTCTTTGGAAGATAAAATGGAAAACATTTTATCAAAATCAAGCTACAAAGCCGAAGACGTAATTACCGTTTTAGAGAAGAAATTAGCTCAATTGAAACAAGCCAACGCTAAACTTCAAAAATAA
- a CDS encoding sugar MFS transporter, whose translation MQKNYKSAFIFVTVLFFLWGFITVLVDSLIPRLRDVFTLSYYEAGLIQFSFFIAYFILSIPAGFILSKIGYKRGIILGLFTMALGCLLFYPAASERILFVFMLAIFILAGGITILQVAANPYVSVLGDESGASSRLNLSQAFNSLGTAIAPMVGALFILSDKVLQKSEIEALNEVDRNAYFISEASAVQMPFLSIAAFIVVLAVLFIFIKLPDVIGEGAKSGGYLSLLSKKGLLLGAIGIFLYVGAEVAIGSYLVSYFSEMNLSKNILENDLMRNILGFIFGDKDLSGKDSKAIVGAFVTFYWTGAMVGRFIGAYLTKVMAPSKVLIFFASGAILLILVSVNTDGLLAMWSILAVGLFNSIMFPTIFTLSLDGLNESKPQASGILCTMIVGGAVIPPLCGFFADSLGFKIAFLLLTICYVYIAFFGFYKRKTVTIR comes from the coding sequence CGTTACCGTACTATTCTTTTTGTGGGGATTTATTACGGTGCTTGTTGATTCTTTAATTCCGCGTCTCAGAGATGTTTTTACGCTTAGTTATTACGAGGCGGGCTTAATTCAATTTTCATTTTTTATTGCTTATTTTATCCTATCCATTCCTGCAGGATTTATTCTCTCTAAAATAGGATACAAAAGAGGAATTATTTTGGGGCTTTTCACGATGGCTTTGGGCTGTTTGCTGTTTTATCCTGCCGCCTCCGAACGTATTTTGTTTGTATTTATGTTGGCAATATTTATCTTAGCCGGAGGGATAACCATTTTGCAAGTGGCAGCCAATCCGTATGTTTCGGTTTTAGGAGATGAGTCGGGGGCTTCGAGTCGTTTGAATTTGTCTCAGGCTTTTAATTCCTTAGGAACAGCCATTGCTCCGATGGTGGGTGCGTTGTTTATTCTAAGTGATAAAGTATTGCAAAAGTCAGAAATCGAAGCACTTAATGAAGTTGATAGAAATGCTTATTTCATTAGTGAAGCCTCGGCAGTACAGATGCCGTTTTTGTCTATAGCTGCTTTCATTGTTGTTTTGGCAGTGCTATTTATCTTTATAAAACTTCCTGATGTGATTGGCGAAGGCGCAAAAAGTGGCGGTTATTTGAGTTTACTTTCTAAAAAAGGGTTGTTACTTGGGGCGATTGGTATATTCCTTTATGTTGGGGCTGAGGTAGCTATCGGGAGTTATTTGGTAAGCTATTTTTCAGAAATGAACCTGTCAAAGAATATTCTTGAAAATGATTTGATGCGCAATATTTTAGGTTTTATTTTTGGCGATAAAGACCTTTCGGGTAAAGATTCCAAAGCCATCGTTGGGGCATTTGTAACTTTCTATTGGACAGGTGCTATGGTAGGGCGTTTCATAGGAGCTTATTTGACCAAAGTTATGGCACCCTCCAAAGTACTGATATTCTTTGCATCAGGAGCAATTTTACTGATACTGGTTTCAGTAAATACCGACGGATTACTAGCAATGTGGAGTATTTTGGCCGTGGGGTTATTCAATTCCATTATGTTCCCGACCATTTTCACTTTGTCGTTAGACGGGCTGAACGAATCCAAACCTCAAGCTTCTGGAATTTTGTGTACAATGATTGTTGGAGGGGCTGTTATTCCACCTTTGTGCGGATTTTTTGCCGACTCACTTGGGTTCAAAATAGCATTTTTATTGTTAACCATTTGTTACGTTTACATTGCCTTTTTCGGATTTTATAAGCGAAAAACCGTAACAATTCGTTAG